The Bradyrhizobium sp. WBAH42 genome includes a window with the following:
- a CDS encoding AAA family ATPase, which translates to MYVLALVTQKGGSGKSTLAVGIAVAAAGNGERVAIVDADLQGTISKWVERRGHPHPRVVRVADPAEIEGALVSLEAEGIWLTVIDTAATNNALAMRAIAKTDLCLIPVRPSPADIEAAIPTVSAILRLNRRFAFVLNQTPPRGCRLSEAATSLNSLGVLALPYVGQRNDHQDALGAGLGVTEFAQQGRASEEVRELWRWVLKKLVEGSSDHEPYARNEKAAR; encoded by the coding sequence ATGTATGTCCTTGCTCTGGTCACCCAAAAAGGCGGAAGCGGCAAGAGCACGCTGGCGGTCGGAATTGCAGTCGCAGCGGCGGGGAACGGGGAGCGCGTCGCAATTGTCGACGCGGATCTACAAGGCACGATTTCAAAATGGGTAGAGCGGCGCGGCCATCCTCATCCGCGGGTCGTTCGGGTCGCCGATCCCGCCGAAATAGAAGGGGCGCTCGTCAGCCTTGAAGCTGAGGGGATCTGGCTTACGGTCATCGATACCGCCGCCACAAACAATGCACTGGCCATGCGCGCCATCGCGAAGACCGATCTTTGCCTGATCCCGGTGCGTCCGAGTCCAGCCGACATCGAAGCTGCGATACCGACGGTGAGTGCTATTCTTAGGCTCAACCGCCGATTTGCTTTCGTCCTCAATCAGACGCCACCGCGGGGCTGTCGCCTGAGCGAAGCTGCAACGTCGCTCAATTCGCTCGGGGTGCTTGCGCTTCCCTATGTCGGACAGCGCAATGACCACCAGGACGCACTTGGGGCAGGATTAGGCGTGACCGAGTTTGCACAACAGGGAAGAGCCTCGGAGGAAGTTCGTGAGCTGTGGCGCTGGGTCTTAAAAAAGCTTGTCGAGGGGTCGTCAGATCATGAGCCATATGCAAGAAACGAAAAAGCGGCGCGCTAG
- a CDS encoding cytochrome P450 — MMDPFVGPFMLGRDCTEIYQRDKGFMRAFMRMEDLPAIRQKVRSLANASVESSSNTQNQIDVVSTLSRLVPIQLTGEYFGFPGPDLASCSAGRAPVAPGQH, encoded by the coding sequence ATGATGGACCCTTTCGTCGGCCCCTTCATGCTCGGCCGCGACTGCACCGAAATTTACCAGCGCGACAAGGGTTTCATGCGCGCCTTCATGCGCATGGAGGATCTGCCGGCAATTCGCCAGAAAGTGCGCAGCCTCGCCAACGCGTCCGTCGAAAGCAGCTCTAATACCCAGAACCAGATCGACGTGGTCAGCACGTTGTCGCGCCTGGTGCCCATTCAGCTGACCGGAGAATATTTCGGCTTTCCCGGCCCAGATCTGGCGTCGTGTTCCGCTGGTCGCGCGCCAGTTGCACCAGGACAACACTGA
- a CDS encoding cytochrome P450, translating into MHQDNTDAGQEMRAYLTQLLAQRREQLNTGAPLDDVFSRLLKSHFDDSIGFADERIITNMMGTLVGGIETTSAAIVQLHEQLFKRPKILKEPIDAAYSNDDHLMYRYCWEALRFNSINPFVVRQSRTDYRIAKGSLRAATMKAGSTLLISTRSAMRDGLKLPAPSSFAIDRQQSVYMHLGYGMHTCLGDEISRIQVPEIVRRILQIRGVRPAAEIDYAGGPFPERYPITYDTAA; encoded by the coding sequence TTGCACCAGGACAACACTGACGCTGGGCAGGAGATGCGCGCCTACCTGACACAGCTGCTAGCACAACGGCGCGAGCAGCTGAACACCGGCGCGCCGCTCGACGACGTGTTCAGCCGTTTGCTGAAAAGTCATTTTGACGATTCGATCGGCTTCGCTGACGAACGCATTATTACCAACATGATGGGCACGCTGGTCGGCGGAATCGAGACGACTTCGGCGGCAATCGTACAGCTCCACGAGCAGTTGTTCAAACGTCCGAAGATCCTGAAGGAGCCGATCGACGCCGCCTACAGCAACGACGATCATCTGATGTATCGCTATTGCTGGGAAGCGCTGCGCTTCAACTCAATCAATCCGTTCGTGGTGCGCCAGTCCCGGACCGATTACCGGATAGCCAAGGGCTCGTTGCGCGCGGCAACAATGAAGGCCGGCAGCACGCTGCTGATCTCGACCCGGTCGGCGATGCGGGACGGCTTGAAATTGCCGGCGCCGTCCAGCTTCGCCATCGACCGGCAGCAGTCGGTCTATATGCATTTGGGCTACGGGATGCACACCTGCCTCGGCGACGAGATCAGCCGCATCCAGGTTCCGGAAATCGTTCGCCGGATCCTGCAAATCCGCGGGGTGCGTCCCGCCGCGGAGATTGACTACGCAGGAGGGCCGTTTCCAGAGCGTTATCCGATCACCTACGACACAGCCGCCTGA
- a CDS encoding 50S ribosomal protein L25/general stress protein Ctc yields the protein MATTVKELKATARPKSGKGAARAERRAGRVPGVIYGNNQPPLTISIEDRELRQRILAGRFLTTLVDIDLEGKKHRVIPRDYHLDPVKDFPIHVDFMRLGEGATIRISVPLHVVKAEGSPGVKRGGTVNIVAHAIELECGVESIPQYIEADVGALEIGHSLHLADIKLPAGVKALTREDATLVTIVPPSGYAEEQKAAAAAAAAGAAPGAAAAPAAGAAAPAAAAPAAAAKAPAGGDKKK from the coding sequence ATGGCGACGACCGTCAAGGAATTGAAGGCGACCGCACGTCCGAAGAGCGGCAAGGGGGCCGCCCGGGCTGAGCGTCGCGCCGGGCGAGTGCCCGGAGTGATCTACGGCAACAACCAGCCCCCGCTGACGATATCGATCGAAGATCGTGAACTGCGCCAGCGCATCCTCGCCGGCCGGTTCCTGACCACGCTGGTCGACATCGACCTCGAGGGCAAGAAGCACCGCGTCATTCCGCGCGACTACCACCTCGATCCGGTCAAGGACTTCCCGATCCATGTCGACTTCATGCGGCTGGGCGAAGGCGCCACCATCCGCATCAGCGTTCCCCTGCACGTCGTGAAGGCGGAAGGCTCCCCGGGCGTGAAGCGCGGCGGCACCGTCAACATCGTCGCCCACGCGATCGAGCTCGAATGCGGCGTCGAGAGCATCCCGCAATACATCGAAGCCGATGTCGGCGCGCTCGAGATCGGTCACTCCCTGCATCTGGCCGACATCAAGCTGCCGGCCGGCGTGAAGGCGCTGACCCGCGAGGACGCGACCCTCGTCACCATCGTGCCGCCGTCCGGTTACGCCGAAGAGCAGAAGGCCGCTGCTGCGGCTGCCGCTGCTGGTGCTGCCCCGGGCGCTGCGGCCGCTCCGGCCGCTGGTGCCGCGGCTCCGGCCGCTGCTGCTCCTGCCGCTGCCGCCAAGGCTCCCGCCGGCGGCGACAAGAAGAAGTAA
- the ychF gene encoding redox-regulated ATPase YchF, with protein MGFKCGIVGLPNVGKSTLFNALTETAAAQAANYPFCTIEPNVGEVAVPDPRLDKLAAIAKSGQIIPTRLTFVDIAGLVRGASKGEGLGNQFLANIREVDAIAHVVRCFEDSDITHVEGKIAPLADIETIETELMLADLDSLEKRVDNLTKKAKGNDKDAKEQLDLVNRTLVLLRDGKPARLVERKAEEERAFSMLGLLSSKPVLYVCNVEEGSAATGNAFSKAVEEQAAKEGAVAVVISAKIESEIATISRDERADFLETLGLEEAGLDRLIRAGYSLLHLITYFTVGPKEARAWTIHRGTKAPGAAGVIHTDFEKGFIRAETIAYEDYVALGGEAGARDAGKLRLEGKDYVVADGDVMHFRFNT; from the coding sequence GTGGGATTTAAATGCGGGATCGTCGGATTGCCCAATGTCGGCAAGTCGACCTTGTTCAATGCGCTGACCGAGACGGCCGCGGCGCAGGCCGCGAACTATCCGTTCTGCACCATCGAGCCGAATGTCGGCGAGGTCGCCGTGCCTGATCCCAGGCTCGACAAGCTCGCGGCGATCGCCAAGTCGGGCCAGATCATCCCGACCCGGCTGACCTTCGTCGACATCGCCGGCCTCGTGCGCGGCGCCTCCAAGGGCGAAGGGCTCGGCAACCAGTTCCTGGCCAATATCCGCGAGGTCGACGCCATCGCGCATGTGGTGCGCTGCTTCGAAGACTCCGACATCACCCATGTCGAAGGCAAGATCGCCCCGCTGGCCGACATCGAGACCATCGAGACCGAGCTGATGCTCGCCGATCTCGATAGCCTCGAAAAGCGCGTCGACAACCTCACCAAGAAGGCCAAGGGCAACGACAAGGACGCCAAGGAGCAGCTCGATCTCGTCAACCGCACCCTGGTGCTGCTGCGCGACGGCAAGCCCGCGCGCCTCGTCGAGCGCAAGGCGGAGGAGGAGCGGGCGTTCTCCATGCTCGGCCTGTTGTCGTCAAAGCCCGTGCTCTATGTCTGCAACGTCGAGGAAGGCTCGGCCGCCACCGGCAATGCCTTCTCCAAGGCGGTCGAGGAGCAGGCGGCGAAGGAGGGCGCGGTTGCCGTCGTCATCTCCGCTAAGATCGAATCCGAGATCGCGACCATCTCGCGTGACGAGCGCGCGGACTTCCTGGAGACCTTGGGCCTCGAAGAAGCCGGCCTCGATCGCCTGATCCGCGCCGGCTACTCGCTGCTTCATCTCATCACCTACTTCACCGTGGGTCCGAAGGAAGCGCGCGCCTGGACCATCCATCGCGGCACCAAGGCGCCCGGCGCGGCCGGCGTGATCCACACCGATTTCGAGAAGGGTTTTATCCGCGCCGAGACCATCGCGTACGAGGATTACGTCGCGCTCGGCGGCGAAGCCGGTGCCCGCGATGCCGGCAAGCTTCGCCTCGAAGGCAAGGACTACGTCGTCGCCGACGGCGACGTGATGCATTTCAGGTTTAATACGTAG
- a CDS encoding fibronectin type III domain-containing protein — MAYQKLIDQSGRMLKGALVTPVASEPNQPDTIITSALPRDGRQTVDCGNPQNPFPNWRVISCSDGAFSHEHRRLRVGSISTFFDGLAILRQHAIGAICAAVVGMSPLSAEPLALRSYHAPIGESSISGISSGAFMAVQFGAAWSSIVKGVGVVAGGPYWCAEAKMWRATGPCMKGPASGLNITAFTTKADANASAGKIDPDSNLAGQKIYLFHGYNDAVVDRAVTDAAADFYRRYLGGSNRGNLFYQTALGAGHSFVVAKQGDTGLNSCSANKEPYIDQCGYDQAGIILQHIYGRLNPPNRGQLAGVVKSFDQSLYTRPQAPAALSLSDTGYLFVPQDCEQGALCRVHVALHGCRQNAREIGLKFVNDTGYNAWADTNRLIILYPQTRTSLYRPTNPQACWDWWGYVNHTSSYVTKSGAQIQAVKAMLDALAADGATPVSATRQLTSAPQGLTVIDASDTSVDLVWSPLVEATTYRVLRAGPDDTFQRIGEVAGASFGDSDLRPQTTYRWRVSAVLNGAEGPASEEVSATTRSTPPRCNHPGTCPVTK; from the coding sequence ATGGCCTACCAGAAACTGATCGATCAAAGCGGACGGATGCTCAAGGGGGCGCTCGTCACGCCTGTTGCCTCGGAGCCGAACCAGCCCGACACGATCATCACGTCGGCGCTGCCGCGGGACGGCAGGCAGACGGTCGACTGTGGTAATCCGCAGAATCCTTTTCCGAACTGGCGAGTGATTTCTTGTTCCGATGGCGCGTTTTCACATGAACACCGGAGACTGCGCGTCGGTTCGATTAGCACGTTTTTCGACGGCTTGGCCATCTTGCGGCAACACGCTATCGGCGCCATTTGCGCCGCGGTCGTTGGAATGTCGCCTCTCTCTGCCGAGCCCTTGGCATTGCGCAGCTATCACGCGCCGATCGGCGAGAGCTCGATCTCCGGCATTTCATCAGGCGCCTTCATGGCAGTCCAGTTCGGCGCAGCCTGGTCCTCGATCGTCAAGGGAGTGGGGGTGGTCGCTGGCGGTCCCTATTGGTGCGCTGAGGCCAAGATGTGGCGCGCGACGGGTCCCTGCATGAAAGGGCCTGCATCGGGCCTGAACATCACGGCGTTCACGACGAAGGCTGATGCGAACGCGTCAGCAGGCAAAATAGATCCGGATAGTAACCTTGCCGGGCAGAAGATCTATCTCTTTCACGGCTACAACGACGCGGTCGTCGATAGGGCCGTCACCGATGCGGCTGCCGACTTCTACCGTCGCTATCTAGGTGGCTCCAATCGAGGCAATCTCTTCTATCAGACCGCCCTCGGCGCCGGGCACTCCTTCGTGGTGGCCAAGCAGGGCGACACCGGACTGAATAGCTGCAGTGCTAACAAGGAACCGTATATTGACCAATGCGGCTACGATCAGGCCGGAATCATCCTGCAGCATATTTATGGCCGCCTCAATCCACCTAATCGCGGGCAGCTCGCGGGCGTCGTGAAGAGCTTCGATCAGTCACTCTATACCAGGCCGCAGGCGCCCGCCGCGTTGAGCCTGAGCGATACCGGCTATCTCTTCGTGCCTCAGGACTGCGAGCAAGGTGCTCTCTGCCGTGTCCACGTGGCGCTGCACGGATGCCGCCAGAATGCCCGCGAGATCGGGCTCAAGTTCGTCAATGATACCGGCTATAATGCCTGGGCGGATACGAACCGTTTGATCATTCTCTATCCACAGACCAGGACCAGCTTATATCGGCCCACCAATCCGCAGGCCTGCTGGGACTGGTGGGGCTACGTCAATCACACGAGCAGCTACGTGACCAAGTCTGGGGCGCAGATCCAAGCGGTCAAGGCTATGCTCGACGCGCTCGCGGCCGATGGCGCGACGCCCGTCAGCGCGACGCGGCAATTGACATCAGCACCTCAGGGGCTCACGGTGATCGATGCTTCTGATACTAGCGTTGACCTGGTCTGGTCGCCGCTGGTAGAAGCAACGACATACCGCGTGCTGCGTGCAGGCCCTGATGACACATTTCAGAGGATCGGCGAGGTTGCAGGAGCCAGCTTCGGCGATTCCGATCTTAGGCCGCAAACAACATATCGCTGGCGCGTCTCGGCCGTTCTCAATGGAGCAGAAGGACCGGCGTCCGAGGAGGTTAGCGCGACCACGCGATCGACGCCTCCACGCTGCAACCATCCGGGGACTTGCCCGGTGACCAAATAG
- the pth gene encoding aminoacyl-tRNA hydrolase, translated as MRLFVGLGNPGAKYARNRHNIGFMAVDEIARRHGFAPWRRRFQGETSEGALGTERVILLKPTTYMNESGRSVQEAASFFKIAPGDTTVFHDELELPPGKVRVKIGGGIAGHNGLRSISAHIGNDYRRVRLGIGHPGVKEMVHGHVLSDFVKADNEWVATLCDAVAEHAALLAKGTDATFANRVHLAMQAKGFLTKDVNGKE; from the coding sequence ATGCGACTCTTTGTTGGGCTCGGCAATCCCGGCGCGAAATACGCACGTAACCGGCACAATATCGGCTTCATGGCCGTCGACGAGATCGCGCGGCGTCATGGCTTTGCGCCATGGCGCCGCCGCTTTCAGGGCGAGACCTCGGAAGGTGCGCTCGGCACTGAGCGCGTGATCCTGCTCAAGCCCACGACCTACATGAACGAGTCCGGCCGCAGCGTTCAGGAAGCGGCGAGCTTCTTCAAGATCGCGCCAGGGGACACCACCGTGTTCCACGACGAGCTCGAGCTGCCGCCGGGCAAGGTGCGGGTGAAGATCGGCGGCGGCATCGCCGGCCATAATGGCCTGCGCTCGATCTCGGCGCATATCGGCAACGATTATCGCCGCGTGCGGCTCGGCATCGGTCATCCCGGCGTCAAGGAGATGGTGCACGGCCATGTGCTGTCGGACTTCGTCAAGGCCGACAACGAATGGGTGGCGACGCTCTGCGACGCGGTCGCCGAGCACGCCGCACTGCTCGCCAAGGGCACGGACGCGACCTTTGCCAACAGGGTGCATCTTGCGATGCAGGCGAAGGGATTTTTGACCAAGGACGTGAACGGCAAGGAATAA
- a CDS encoding oleate hydratase — translation MLLRIVELQSRQVMKAYFIGGGIGSLAGAAFLVRDAQLPGRDIVIYEAQPLVGGSLDGAQLANGAYSLRGGRMLTTDHYECTWDLLSSIPSLEHPGRSVREETVAFNVENPAHSRARLVDRNRFKVDVWHMGFSARDRLELLRLTEASEETLGNSRITDWLSPGFFESNFWYMWQTTFAFQPWHSAVELKRYLHRFVNEFPRIETLGGVKRTVYNQYDAIVRPLADWLKRQGVQFVRGTRVVDMAFAADCGRLRVRQLTLDRDSHTANVRLEGDDIVFFQNGSMTDASSLGLMTEPPPRLTKADSQGWALWETIAQGRPEFGNPSAFNNSIPESYWLSFTVTCGDPRFFDQMEAFSGNRAGTGGLVTFKDSNWLMSVVLYHQPHFTGQPNNVQVFWGYALHPDRVGNFVAKPMSNCGGAEILKELCGHLNFDANVFEDAICIPCRMPYITSMFMPRNLADRPLPVPRNSVNLAFVSQFVEVPDDVVFTVEYSVRAAQMAVYQLMKIDRPVPPVTRHDKSFAVIFATLEKAFV, via the coding sequence ATGTTGCTTCGAATTGTCGAATTGCAATCGAGGCAAGTCATGAAGGCGTATTTTATCGGCGGCGGCATTGGATCGCTCGCGGGCGCGGCGTTCCTCGTCCGCGATGCGCAGCTGCCGGGGCGCGACATCGTGATCTACGAGGCGCAGCCGCTGGTCGGTGGGAGCCTCGACGGCGCGCAGCTCGCGAACGGCGCCTACTCGCTTCGCGGCGGGCGCATGCTTACCACGGATCACTACGAATGCACCTGGGATTTGCTCTCCAGCATTCCCTCGCTCGAGCATCCGGGCCGCAGCGTGCGCGAGGAGACGGTCGCATTCAACGTGGAAAATCCTGCGCACTCCAGGGCACGTCTGGTCGACCGTAACCGCTTCAAGGTCGATGTCTGGCATATGGGCTTCTCCGCACGCGACCGGCTCGAGCTGCTTCGGCTCACCGAGGCTTCGGAGGAGACGCTCGGCAACAGCCGCATCACCGACTGGCTGTCGCCCGGATTCTTCGAATCGAATTTCTGGTACATGTGGCAGACCACCTTCGCCTTCCAGCCCTGGCACAGCGCGGTCGAGCTGAAGCGCTATCTGCATCGTTTCGTGAACGAGTTTCCGCGCATCGAGACGCTCGGCGGCGTCAAGCGTACCGTCTACAACCAGTATGACGCGATCGTGCGGCCGCTCGCGGACTGGCTCAAGCGCCAGGGCGTGCAGTTTGTGCGCGGCACGCGCGTCGTCGACATGGCGTTCGCGGCCGACTGCGGGCGCTTGCGGGTGCGCCAGCTCACGCTCGACCGCGACAGCCACACCGCCAACGTCCGGCTTGAGGGCGACGACATCGTCTTCTTCCAGAACGGCTCGATGACGGATGCTTCGAGCCTGGGCTTGATGACCGAGCCGCCGCCGCGCCTGACCAAGGCCGACAGTCAGGGCTGGGCGCTCTGGGAGACGATCGCGCAAGGACGTCCCGAATTCGGCAATCCGTCGGCGTTCAATAATTCGATTCCCGAATCCTATTGGCTGTCCTTCACCGTCACCTGCGGCGATCCACGCTTCTTCGACCAGATGGAAGCGTTCTCCGGCAACAGGGCCGGCACCGGCGGGCTGGTCACGTTCAAGGATTCCAACTGGCTGATGTCGGTCGTGCTCTATCACCAGCCACATTTCACGGGGCAGCCGAACAACGTTCAGGTGTTCTGGGGCTATGCGCTGCATCCCGACCGCGTCGGCAATTTCGTGGCAAAGCCGATGTCCAATTGCGGCGGCGCAGAGATCCTGAAGGAGCTCTGCGGTCACCTCAACTTCGACGCGAATGTGTTCGAGGATGCGATCTGCATTCCCTGCCGCATGCCCTACATCACCAGCATGTTCATGCCGCGCAACCTGGCCGACCGGCCGCTGCCGGTGCCCAGGAATTCCGTCAACCTCGCCTTCGTCAGCCAGTTCGTCGAAGTTCCCGACGACGTCGTGTTCACAGTCGAATATTCGGTGCGTGCGGCGCAGATGGCGGTCTATCAGCTCATGAAGATCGATCGCCCGGTGCCGCCGGTGACGCGCCACGACAAGTCGTTCGCCGTGATCTTCGCGACGCTGGAGAAAGCGTTCGTGTGA
- a CDS encoding MaoC family dehydratase — protein sequence MRYFEDIAIGQRREIGAYTFTAESIKTFAAKFDPQRFHLDEEEGKNSLFGGLAASGWHVGSACMSLLVADGQRLAREAASRGEEVAVWGPSPGFRDLRWIRPVLAGDIVSYVNEVIDKRTSASRPGWGILTARTTGTNQRGEEVYSITASAFVPLRKGA from the coding sequence ATGCGGTACTTCGAAGACATCGCGATCGGACAGCGCCGCGAGATCGGCGCGTACACGTTCACGGCGGAATCCATCAAGACATTCGCCGCCAAGTTCGATCCGCAGCGCTTTCACCTCGACGAGGAGGAGGGCAAGAATTCGCTGTTCGGCGGGCTCGCGGCCTCGGGTTGGCATGTCGGCTCGGCCTGCATGAGCCTGCTTGTCGCCGACGGCCAGCGTCTGGCGCGCGAGGCCGCCTCGCGCGGCGAAGAGGTTGCGGTATGGGGCCCGTCGCCGGGCTTTCGCGATCTGCGCTGGATCAGGCCGGTGCTCGCCGGCGACATAGTTTCTTACGTCAATGAAGTCATCGACAAGCGCACCTCCGCCTCGCGTCCCGGCTGGGGCATTTTGACGGCCCGCACCACCGGCACCAACCAGCGCGGCGAGGAGGTCTATTCCATCACCGCCTCCGCCTTCGTGCCGCTGCGCAAGGGCGCGTGA
- a CDS encoding helix-turn-helix domain-containing protein, producing MAKLLRISTSSVRRLQQRRRIPFLKVGGSIRFTNYGVISYWARQRTETIERI from the coding sequence GTGGCCAAACTACTGAGAATTTCGACTTCTAGCGTGCGACGCCTGCAACAGCGGCGACGCATTCCCTTCCTCAAAGTGGGCGGCAGCATTCGTTTCACCAACTACGGCGTCATTTCGTATTGGGCGAGGCAACGGACCGAAACAATCGAACGGATATGA
- a CDS encoding transposase produces the protein MRWIKRGEDWLSYAERRPIEPLLPRRRKGAHRVDARCVINGIVQLPKAGSRWHDCPEVYGPYTTVYNRVSRWSREGIWTNVFTL, from the coding sequence TTGCGCTGGATCAAGCGGGGTGAGGACTGGCTCAGCTACGCGGAAAGGCGACCGATTGAGCCGTTGTTGCCGCGAAGACGCAAGGGAGCGCATCGGGTCGATGCTCGATGCGTGATTAACGGCATTGTCCAGTTGCCAAAAGCAGGTTCGCGCTGGCATGATTGCCCGGAAGTCTACGGTCCGTACACAACGGTGTACAACCGCGTCAGTCGCTGGAGCCGAGAGGGGATTTGGACAAACGTTTTTACGCTCTGA
- a CDS encoding acetoacetate decarboxylase family protein — translation MPDVKGIPFDAPLYHGSKDLGSTFLRCRALNHIFSVGNEVRHLLPKGLVPSANPAIAIVGVASYPSSTVGSYLECYSGIQVRDSGGEIGFYIPYIYVTTNDAALASGREVLGAPKKLAHITLIREGGLFQGTLERPAGKRLLTLTAQPDQRKSSDSQQTHSARTYFYSVRHLPPINESGKGAVTQLIKWCTARTLRRDEFGEEVHFTGPTSLTYDSPSIVDPVHNLSVGQAVLGSYEEYDARLKVIDILSEDTNPGKQ, via the coding sequence ATGCCCGACGTTAAAGGTATTCCGTTTGATGCGCCCCTCTACCATGGGAGCAAAGACCTTGGCAGCACATTCCTCCGCTGCCGAGCCTTAAACCATATATTCAGCGTGGGGAACGAGGTTCGCCATCTATTGCCGAAGGGGTTAGTACCGTCTGCAAACCCAGCAATCGCCATTGTTGGCGTCGCGAGCTATCCCTCAAGCACAGTGGGGTCATACTTGGAGTGCTATTCAGGAATTCAAGTTCGTGATTCGGGCGGTGAGATTGGCTTTTACATTCCTTACATTTACGTGACAACAAACGATGCCGCGCTCGCCTCGGGACGAGAGGTTCTTGGTGCTCCAAAAAAGCTGGCGCACATTACTCTGATTAGAGAGGGCGGTCTATTTCAGGGAACGCTCGAGCGTCCGGCCGGCAAGCGCCTACTGACCCTCACCGCGCAACCAGACCAGCGCAAGAGTTCGGACTCCCAGCAGACGCACTCTGCGCGAACGTATTTCTATTCGGTTCGACATCTTCCGCCCATCAATGAGAGCGGAAAAGGAGCAGTAACGCAACTCATCAAGTGGTGCACCGCCAGAACGTTGCGACGCGACGAGTTTGGTGAGGAAGTTCACTTTACCGGACCCACCTCCCTAACCTACGACTCCCCCTCAATAGTGGACCCCGTGCACAATTTGTCAGTTGGACAAGCCGTGCTCGGCTCATACGAGGAGTATGACGCCAGGCTCAAGGTGATTGACATCCTATCGGAAGACACAAATCCAGGTAAACAGTGA
- a CDS encoding MaoC family dehydratase: MTLTFEDFPPGRFGTFGPRHVTRDEILAFAAEFDPQPMHLDEAAAAKSMLRGLSGSGWHLCSLMMRMMADGFITRAASLGSPGVDEVRWLSPLRPGDDLTLDVDVLEARVSKSRPELGIVKFKCTARNAAGQALAEMTSPILIKRREGAA; this comes from the coding sequence ATGACCCTGACCTTCGAAGATTTCCCGCCCGGCCGGTTCGGAACGTTCGGCCCGCGCCATGTCACCCGCGACGAGATCCTGGCCTTTGCCGCCGAGTTCGATCCGCAGCCGATGCACCTTGACGAGGCGGCCGCGGCCAAAAGCATGCTCCGCGGCCTGTCCGGTTCGGGCTGGCATCTGTGCTCGCTGATGATGCGGATGATGGCCGACGGCTTCATCACCCGCGCCGCGTCACTGGGATCTCCCGGCGTCGACGAGGTGCGCTGGCTCTCGCCGCTGCGGCCCGGCGACGATCTCACGCTCGATGTCGACGTCCTGGAGGCGCGGGTCTCGAAGAGCCGTCCTGAGCTCGGCATCGTCAAGTTCAAATGCACCGCGCGCAATGCGGCGGGGCAGGCGCTCGCCGAGATGACCTCGCCGATCCTGATCAAGCGGCGCGAGGGAGCGGCCTGA
- a CDS encoding DUF4282 domain-containing protein, translated as MFSFSDLFQWDRFITPTIIKTFYWLVIALICLFGLSGIFSGLAAMAISPFGGFLVLLSSIASVVVGIVFSRIVAELILIVFRINEHLGAIRDQGGGMR; from the coding sequence ATGTTTTCATTCAGCGACCTGTTCCAATGGGACCGCTTCATCACGCCGACGATCATCAAGACCTTCTACTGGCTGGTGATCGCGCTGATCTGTCTGTTCGGCCTCTCCGGCATCTTCTCAGGGCTGGCTGCGATGGCGATCAGCCCGTTCGGCGGCTTCCTGGTGCTGCTGTCATCGATCGCCAGCGTCGTGGTCGGCATCGTGTTCTCGCGCATCGTCGCCGAGCTGATCCTGATCGTCTTCCGCATCAACGAGCATCTCGGCGCGATCCGGGACCAGGGCGGCGGGATGCGGTGA